One Gossypium raimondii isolate GPD5lz chromosome 3, ASM2569854v1, whole genome shotgun sequence genomic window carries:
- the LOC105797258 gene encoding uncharacterized protein LOC105797258 → MEGNGSRADAKLLLGIAKKLLQGRHFKASRDVAVLAQQTDPLLEGPDQILAVIDVVVADVKRINDQHDWYSILQIDCRSQDNDLIEKQYHRLTLLLDPEQNKFPFADDAFKLVSDAWSILSNSSKKSVYDKEFDSCTRIDLSTAGDRSYHAGESTVRGEPQNQERMQNLELRKENQRPRMSTFWTACPYCYMLFEYPRIYEGCCLRCQNCDRAFHGVLIQTLPPLIPEKEAYYCTWAFFPLLSGGQETEVEPPPGFPDKRRGSERNDGRESEVKAPPGFPEKRRGAQRNGGTMALPPPASAPTTTMKKATESIDNVAGISGGNVSDFAPRKRGKPRMNPL, encoded by the coding sequence ATGGAGGGAAACGGTAGCAGAGCCGATGCCAAACTCCTTCTAGGAATCGCTAAGAAGCTTCTCCAAGGCCGTCATTTCAAAGCCTCAAGAGATGTCGCAGTCCTCGCCCAACAAACCGATCCCCTCTTGGAAGGGCCAGATCAGATCCTAGCCGTCATCGACGTCGTTGTCGCCGACGTAAAAAGAATTAACGACCAACACGATTGGTACTCCATCTTACAAATCGATTGCCGTTCCCAAGACAACGATCTCATCGAGAAACAGTATCATCGCCTAACTCTCCTTCTTGATCCCGAGCAAAATAAGTTCCCTTTCGCCGATGATGCGTTTAAGCTCGTATCCGACGCATGGTCTATTTTGTCTAACAGCTCGAAAAAATCGGTTTACGACAAAGAATTTGACTCCTGTACGAGAATTGATTTAAGCACCGCCGGCGATCGTTCGTATCATGCCGGGGAATCAACTGTCAGGGGAGAACCGCAAAATCAGGAACGCATGCAGAATTTGGAATTGCGAAAGGAGAATCAAAGGCCAAGAATGTCAACATTTTGGACAGCGTGTCCCTACTGTTATATGTTGTTTGAGTATCCTAGGATTTACGAAGGTTGTTGTTTAAGGTGCCAGAATTGCGACAGAGCTTTTCATGGTGTTCTCATTCAGACTTTGCCGCCGTTGATTCCCGAGAAAGAAGCTTATTATTGTACCTGGGCGTTTTTTCCGTTATTGTCCGGTGGTCAGGAGACTGAAGTTGAACCTCCTCCGGGGTTTCCAGATAAGCGGCGAGGGAGTGAAAGAAATGATGGACGGGAGAGTGAAGTTAAAGCTCCTCCAGGGTTTCCAGAAAAGCGGCGAGGGGCTCAAAGAAATGGAGGTACTATGGCCTTGCCACCACCAGCTTCTGCTCCGACGACCACCATGAAGAAGGCTACCGAAAGCATCGATAATGTGGCAGGGATTTCGGGTGGGAATGTGTCCGATTTTGCCCCAAGGAAGAGAGGGAAGCCGAGGATGAATCCTCTCTGA